The genomic region TCGACGATCACCGCCCGCAGGCTGTCGGTCAGCTCGTTGTTGCGCAGGTAGTCGGCGCGAATTGCCGCCTCGTCCACCCCGAGCGCCGTCAACAGGATGACGGTCAGCCAGCCGGTGCGGTCCTTGCCTGCGGAACAGTGGTAGAGCAGCGGCAGATTTTCCGGCCGGGCCGCCAGCCGCACCGCCTCGGCGAAACCGACCCGCGCCGACTCACCCGTGACGAACCAGCGGTAGATCGCGGCCATCGCCCCCGCCGTGCCCTGTCGGGCCAGCTCGGCGTACGCGTTCAGGTCGTGACCGAGCAGCACCGCCGAGACGTACGTGAAAACTGGGTGCTCCGCGTCGTGCACCGGCAGGCGCGCCACCCGTGGCTCACCGGCGAAGCGGTCCTCCGGGGCGACAGCGATCTCCGAGGCGTCGCGCAGA from Micromonospora lupini harbors:
- a CDS encoding tyrosine-protein phosphatase, with the translated sequence MTGQGWELLGAPNARDLGGLVGADGRRVRVGQLIRTPALGRLTDEDLPVLAKLGPACVVDLRDASEIAVAPEDRFAGEPRVARLPVHDAEHPVFTYVSAVLLGHDLNAYAELARQGTAGAMAAIYRWFVTGESARVGFAEAVRLAARPENLPLLYHCSAGKDRTGWLTVILLTALGVDEAAIRADYLRNNELTDSLRAVIVEAMRRRNPELDVDAVLPVLEVRAEYLDAGYDEVRRVHGSFDGYLRDGLGLTEDVLMALRAHLLE